One Candidatus Korarchaeum sp. DNA segment encodes these proteins:
- a CDS encoding phosphate ABC transporter ATP-binding protein codes for MRRVALSISDLTVKIGGKEILKRINIEVPERRILAVMGPSGSGKSTLLRAINRLLDLVPGCEVSGRVRIYDTEVYSSDPYKVRRLTGMVFQVPNPFPNMSIYDNVAVGPKMNGLVKDKRELDDLVKWALERAMLWDEVKDRLKDPPNKLSGGQQQRLCLARALALRPKLLLLDEPTANVDPINASKIEEALRGLVESHDITVVFVTHTPYQAVRISDYVAFLYMGELVEFGLTQEIALNPKHELTMRFLKREA; via the coding sequence ATGAGGAGAGTCGCCCTATCTATAAGCGATCTAACGGTAAAAATTGGAGGGAAGGAGATACTTAAGAGGATAAATATCGAAGTTCCGGAGAGGAGGATACTAGCTGTTATGGGACCCTCGGGCTCCGGTAAGTCCACGCTGCTGAGAGCGATAAACAGGCTGCTAGATCTAGTCCCCGGATGCGAGGTGAGCGGGAGGGTGAGGATATACGATACCGAGGTCTACTCATCAGATCCCTATAAAGTTAGGAGGCTCACTGGCATGGTCTTCCAGGTGCCGAATCCATTCCCGAACATGAGCATATACGATAACGTCGCCGTAGGCCCTAAGATGAATGGGCTCGTGAAGGATAAGAGGGAGCTAGATGATCTCGTTAAGTGGGCTCTTGAGAGAGCTATGCTCTGGGATGAGGTCAAGGATAGGCTCAAGGATCCTCCCAATAAGTTGAGCGGTGGGCAGCAGCAGAGACTCTGCCTAGCTAGGGCTCTAGCTCTGAGGCCGAAGCTCCTACTCCTGGATGAGCCCACAGCAAATGTAGACCCTATAAATGCCTCTAAGATAGAGGAAGCTTTGAGAGGACTAGTCGAGAGCCATGATATAACGGTAGTATTCGTCACGCATACCCCATATCAAGCGGTCAGGATCTCAGATTACGTGGCATTCCTCTACATGGGGGAGCTAGTCGAGTTCGGGTTGACGCAAGAGATAGCTCTGAACCCGAAGCACGAGCTCACGATGAGGTTCCTCAAGAGAGAGGCTTGA